From a single Maniola hyperantus chromosome 3, iAphHyp1.2, whole genome shotgun sequence genomic region:
- the Tdc2 gene encoding aromatic-L-amino-acid decarboxylase, with protein sequence MDVEEFRVRGKEMVDYICTYMNTLKSRRVTPSVEPGYLRTALPAEAPVHPEPWDDVMNDVETKIMPGVTHWQHPRFHAYFPAGNGYPSILGDMLSAGIGCIGFSWAASPACTELEIIMLDWMGKAIGLPPAFLALEEGSKGGGVIQGSASECVLVSMLAARAAGIKRLKHQFPTVDEGLLLSKLIAYCSKEAHSSVEKAAMISFVKLRILQTDDNGCLRGQTLKEAMEEDEEAGLVPFFVSTTLGTTSCCSFDNLPEIGPIVRKFSYVWLHVDAAYAGNAFLCPEHKCHLAGIEYADSFNTNPNKLMLTAFDCSLLWVTNRYLLTSALVVDPLYLQHCYDHTAIDYRHWGIPLSRRFRSLKLWFMLRSYGISGLQKYIRRHCELAKYFEKLVKKDERFEVCNQVKLGLVCFRLVGGPDETPQQVDELNKKLLTNVNASGKLHMVPASVREQFVIRFCVVSQHASREDIEVAWDIITDFATELIEGPDKERDLNEERARKHRAALAHKRSFFVRMVSDPKIYNPAINKTPPPMPTSPGTPPQPAPATPDTPSDTDSIRLVPSTPKQSSWISWPLAFFFQSVDNDANDLPLRFRHLDTMVRLKSPHAGRRGSTPGASPERRAPSPAPH encoded by the exons ATGGACGTAGAAGAGTTTCGTGTACGGGGTAAAGAGATGGTGGATTATATTTGTACTTACATGAACACCTTAAAATCCCGACGCGTTACACCATCTGTAGAGCCAGGATACCTTCGTACCGCCCTTCCGGCAGAAGCCCCCGTTCACCCCGAGCCCTGGGATGACGTTATGAACGATGTGGAAACCAAGATCATGCCCGGTGTAACACATTGGCAGCATCCTCGGTTCCACGCATATTTTCCGGCGGGTAATGGATATCCTTCTATACTCGGAGATATGCTTTCAGCTGGCATCGGATGCATCGGATTTTCCTGG GCAGCAAGTCCAGCGTGTACAGAATTAGAAATAATTATGTTAGACTGGATGG GAAAAGCCATAGGACTACCACCCGCGTTTCTAGCACTTGAGGAAGGTAGTAAAGGCGGTGGTGTCATTCAG GGATCAGCGAGCGAGTGTGTACTCGTTTCGATGTTAGCAGCAAGGGCCGCCGGCATCAAACGGTTGAAGCATCAATTCCCCACCGTGGACGAGGGTCTCCTGCTCTCCAAGTTGATCGCATATTGTTCCAAAGAGGCTCATTCTAGCGTTGAAAAGGCGGCTATGATCAGCTTCGTTAAACTTCGCATCTTACAAACGGATGATAATGGATGCTTAAGAGGCCAAACCTTAAAAGAA gCTATGGAAGAAGATGAAGAGGCTGGACTGGTGCCATTTTTCGTATCGACTACATTGGGCACAACATCGTGCTGTTCTTTCGACAATTTGCCCGAGATAGGCCCCATTGTGCGAAAATTCTCATATGTATGGCTGCACGTGGACGCAGCGTATGCGGGCAACGCATTCCTCTGCCCCGAACATAAATGTCATCTAGCTGGGATCGAATACGCAGACTCGTTCAATACTAATCCGAATAAACTGATGCTTACGGCGTTCGATTGCTCCTTACTATGGGTAACCAATCGATATTTACTCACGTCGGCTTTGGTAGTGGATCCCTTGTACCTACAGCATTGTTACGATCATACCGCTATTGATTACCGACACTGGGGAATACCACTCAGCCGCCGCTTTCGCTCGCTCAAGTTGTGGTTTATGCTAAGGAGTTACGGCATCAGTGGTTTGCAGAAGTATATAAGACGACACTGCGAATTGGCGAAATACTTCGAGAAGCTCGTGAAAAAGGACGAAAGATTTGAAGTTTGCAATCAAGTGAAG TTGGGACTAGTGTGCTTCCGTCTGGTAGGAGGTCCCGATGAAACACCTCAGCAGGTCGATGAACTGAACAAGAAATTACTAACAAACGTTAATGCCTCTGGGAAACTCCACATGGTTCCCGCCTCGGTGCGCGAACAATTCGTTATCCGTTTCTGCGTAGTGAGCCAACACGCTTCCCGGGAAGATATTG AGGTTGCTTGGGATATTATAACAGATTTCGCTACGGAATTAATCGAAGGCCCAGACAAAGAAAGG GACTTGAACGAGGAGCGCGCTCGTAAGCACCGCGCCGCTTTGGCGCACAAGCGTTCGTTCTTCGTGCGTATGGTGAGCGACCCGAAGATCTACAACCCCGCCATCAACAAGACTCCGCCGCCCATGCCCACCAGCCCGGGCACGCCGCCGCAGCCCGCGCCTGCCACCCCAGACACACCTTCCGACACCGACTCCATTCGGCTTGTCCCATCAACTCC aaAACAGTCGTCTTGGATAAGCTGGCCACTCGCTTTCTTCTTCCAAAGCGTCGACAACGATGCTAATGATCTGCCACTCAG GTTCCGTCACCTGGACACCATGGTGCGCTTGAAGAGCCCTCACGCCGGGCGGCGCGGCTCCACGCCCGGCGCGTCGCCCGAGCGCCGCGCGCCCTCACCCGCCCCGCACTGA